One segment of Sesamum indicum cultivar Zhongzhi No. 13 linkage group LG4, S_indicum_v1.0, whole genome shotgun sequence DNA contains the following:
- the LOC105160058 gene encoding LOW QUALITY PROTEIN: F-box protein At2g32560 (The sequence of the model RefSeq protein was modified relative to this genomic sequence to represent the inferred CDS: inserted 1 base in 1 codon) — protein sequence MLFFLVSCLSFLLLSQSFIKPHPTSEIEFRIWAFPRISFELFHRFSVLMGRKRKIFISVSQVPKAFPSIKRFLSARFENLNQVEEEKDGISLLDLPDLVLDCILEKLSPADLCSMAGVCSYLRETCASDHLWEKRLKQKWGGVIGEAAYKEWQCRQIASKMDPKFLHSTAKRSKFRLFSGPLEFLKHKSELKESSKSSSRCPLPPNSVMSCYLALESGKFWFPAQVFNRGNGNVGFMLSCYDAQLSYDSIADNFVARYPAQGRSMIEEGIEWDRIRAPSVDTPANVLHISDCLHELKPDDHIEIQWTKNKEFPYGWWYGVVGHLDSCNANEFNCYCHISDTVILEFKQYSRESRWRKXHXXXXEVDGFYGGIRKLYKKEEIRKWKHLWPNRTLE from the exons ATGCTGTTTTTCTTGGTTTCTTGCCTGTCTTTTCTGCTGCTTTCTCAGTCATTTATCAAGCCACACCCCACATCAGAGATTGAGTTCAGAATATGGGCATTTCCCCGGATTTCCTTTGAATTATTTCACAGATTCTCTGTGTTGATGggtagaaaaagaaaaatattcatcagTGTTTCTCAAGTCCCAAAAGCTTTCCCATCGATCAAGAGATTCTTGAGTGCAAGATTTGAGAATTTGAATCAGGTTGAGGAGGAGAAAGATGGGATTTCTTTACTGGATCTGCCTGATTTAGTCTTGGACTGCATTCTTGAGAAGCTTTCACCTGCAGACTTGTGTAGCATGGCAGGGGTTTGCAGTTATTTGAGAGAGACGTGCGCTAGTGACCATCTATGGGAGAAACGCCTTAAGCAGAAATGGGGTGGAGTTATTGGTGAAGCAGCCTACAAAGAATGGCAATGCCGACAAATTGCCTCAAAAATGGATCCCAAGTTCCTCCACTCCACAgcaaaaagaagcaaattcCGTCTGTTCTCCGGCCCGTTGGAGTTTTTAAAGCATAAATCAGAGTTGAAGGAGAGCAGTAAAAGCAGTTCAAGATGTCCATTACCACCAAATTCAGTCATGTCCTGCTACCTGGCTCTTGAATCTGGCAAATTTTGGTTCCCAGCTCAAGTTTTCAACCGGGGG AATGGGAATGTGGGATTTATGCTTTCATGTTATGATGCTCAACTAAGCTATGATTCAATTGCAGACAATTTTGTTGCAAG GTATCCAGCGCAGGGGAGGAGTATGATAGAGGAAGGGATAGAGTGGGATAGAATAAGGGCACCATCTGTTGATACTCCTGCAAATGTTCTCCATATCTCTGACTGTTTACATGAACTCAAACCTGATGATCACATTGAAATTCAGTGgacaaaaaacaaagagtTCCCATATG GTTGGTGGTATGGGGTTGTTGGCCATCTGGACTCCTGCAATGCCAATGAATTCAATTGCTATTGTCACATCAGTG ATACGGTGATTCTGGAGTTCAAGCAGTACAGCCGGGAATCGCGGTGGAGGA GCCATNNNNNNNNNNATGAAGTAGATGGTTTCTACGGTGGAATCAGGAAACTCtacaagaaagaagaaatccGAAAATGGAAACATCTCTGGCCAAACAGGACTTTGGAATAG
- the LOC105159919 gene encoding rhomboid-like protein 20: protein MNGGPSGFNNAPVTRTIVIASALFTIIFGIQGRSRNLGWSYQDIFKKLQIWKLIVSVFGFSSTPELVFGIYLLYYFRVFERQIGSNKYTVFILFSITISLLLEVLALWLLKDPSLNILTSGPYGLIFSSFVPFFFDIPVSTRFRVFGLNFSDKTFIYLAGLQLFLSSWKRSMLPGICGILAGSLYRLNVLRVRRIKFPEFIASFFSRLSWPSMGSTSPTGSSRNLLGNAPPYAVRQMEGNYPAPLSSMMEPPEDAIATLVSMGFDRNSARQALIRSRNDINAATNILLESQTH, encoded by the exons ATGAACGGCGGCCCATCTGGATTCA ATAATGCGCCGGTGACAAGGACAATTGTAATAGCGAGTGCTCTTTTCACAATCATATTTGGGATCCAAGGTCGCTCCAGAAATCTCGGCTGGTCTTATCAG gatattttcaaaaaacttcaaatatGGAAGCTCATAGTTTCAGTGTTTGGCTTTTCATCTACACCAGAGCTAGTTTTTGGAATTTATCTTCTGTACTACTTCCGTGTGTTCGAGAGGCAAATAGGTTCCAATAAATACACA GTCTTTATCCTGTTTTCTATCACCATCTCTTTACTGCTTGAGGTCCTTGCATTGTGGCTACTTAAAG ATCCCTCATTGAACATACTCACATCTGGACCCTATGGccttatattttcttcatttgtgCCGTTCTTTTTTGATATTCCTGTTTCAACGCGTTTTCGTGTATTTGGACTCAATTTCTCCGACAAgactttcatttatttagcTGGCCTTCAG CTATTCTTGTCATCCTGGAAAAGATCCATGCTTCCCGGGATCTGTGGTATTCTAGCAGGTTCCTTGTATCGTTTGAATGTTCTCCGTGTGCGCAGGATTAAG TTTCCGGAATTTATTGCTTCATTCTTCTCAAGGCTGTCTTGGCCGTCTATGGGGAGTACATCACCCACTGGATCATCTAGGAATCTTCTAGGAAATGCACCACCCTATGCTGTTCGCCAAATGGAG GGAAACTATCCAGCTCCGTTGTCATCTATGATGGAACCACCGGAAGACGCCATTGCAACACTGGTCTCAATGGGCTTTGATAGGAACTCAGCAAGGCAAGCACTTATACGTTCAAGAAACGATATTAATGCTGCCACCAACATACTTCTTGAGTCGCAGACACATTGA
- the LOC105159920 gene encoding dual specificity protein phosphatase 12-like — MPYLVREHLFIGNIGDAAEILQNGSHDITHILSVLSSASISFFSEWRSGLSIPSKEIRKVYAGDSGSEDASGNGSNSPLSPDKLLYSLEYAGKDLKFVRMAVPLRDMENEDLLDYLDVCLDFIEDSRKQGSVLVHCFAGVSRSAAIVAAYLMKSEQLSQEDAIESLRKSCETVCPNDGFLEQLKMFEQMGFKVDRASPIYKRFRLKVLGDSYNRGGKIDGSKFGADPGLPAEKNSTNIEASPSPAYRCKKCRRLVALQENVLDHVPGEGETCFEWYKRRSGNPLNRSSESECSSIFVEPLRWMTTVEEGALEGKLSCAHCEARLGYFNWSGIQCSCGSWITPAFQLHKSRVDISTV; from the exons ATGCCGTACCTGGTGCGTGAGCATTTATTTATTGGCAACATCGGAGATGCAGCGGAGATTCTCCAGAATGGAAGTCACGACATCACGCATATACTATCTGTTCTCAGTTCAGCatccatttctttcttctctgaGTGGCGTAGTGGGCTTTCAATTCCTAGCAAAGAAATTCGGAAGGTGTATGCTGGGGACTCAGGATCTGAGGATGCTTCAGGCAACGGGTCAAATAGTCCATTGTCCCCAGATAAGCTCCTATACTCACTGGAGTATGCAGGTAAGGATTTGAAGTTTGTGAGGATGGCTGTGCCTTTGAGAGATATGGAGAATGAAGACTTGCTGGATTATTTggatgtatgtttggattttattGAAGATAGTAGGAAACAGGGATCTGTTTTAGTTCACTGCTTTGCCGGTGTATCAAGGAG TGCGGCAATTGTTGCAGCATACCTGATGAAAAGTGAACAACTATCACAAGAAG ATGCTATTGAATCTTTGCGCAAGAGTTGTGAAACCGTGTGCCCCAATGATGGTTTCCTGGAGCAG CTGAAAATGTTTGAACAAATGGGTTTTAAAGTTGATCGTGCAAGCCCCATATACAAGCGTTTCCGCTTAAAAGTACTAG GTGATTCGTATAATCGTGGGGGAAAGATAGATGGTTCTAAATTTGGTGCTGATCCTGGCTTGCCAGCTGAAAAAAATTCCACTAACATTGAAGCATCACCTTCTCCTGCATACCGGTGCAAGAAATGCCGTAGACTTGTCGCGTTGCAGGAAAATGTGTTGGATCATGTTCCAGGAGAGGGTGAGACATGCTTCGAGTGGTATAAAAGGAGGAGTGGAAATCCTTTAAATAGATCCAGTGAGAGCGAGTGTTCATCTATCTTTGTTGAACCTCTTCGTTGGATGACAACAG TTGAGGAAGGTGCTCTGGAGGGTAAGCTGTCCTGTGCCCACTGTGAAGCCCGGTTAGGTTACTTCAACTGGTCTGGGATTCAGTGCAGTTGTGGGAGTTGGATTACCCCAGCCTTCCAGCTTCACAAAAGCCGAGTGGACATCAGTACTGTCTAA
- the LOC105159921 gene encoding uncharacterized protein LOC105159921 isoform X1, translated as MAIQKTHQKVKLSKPRSPIFVLTASVACIAVLYLVSSLLLTPRSMRSLGTDPKNRHSLHEKYLYWGNRIDCPGKHCDSCEGLGHQESSLRCALEEALFLGRTFVMPSRMCINPIHNKKGILHQSSDTVSEERWAASSCAMDSLYDLDLISDTVPVILDNSKMWHHVLTTSMKLGSRGIAHVQGVSRADLKEKSLYSNLLLINRTASPLSWFMECKDRNNRSSIMLPYSFLPSMASKKLRDAAEKIMALLGDYDAIHVRRGDKLKNRKDRFGVERSLHPHLDRDTRPEFILCRIAKWVPAGRTLFIASNERTPGFFSPLAVRYKLAYASNYSSLLDPLVENNYQLFMVERLILMGAKTFIRTFKEDDKDLSLTDDPKKNTKIWHIPVYTKDGEDC; from the exons ATGGCGATCCAGAAAACCCATCAGAAGGTGAAATTATCGAAGCCCAGATCTCCAATCTTCGTTCTCACAGCTTCCGTTGCATGCATTGCTGTGTTGTACCTTGTCTCGTCTCTACTTTTAACTCCAAGGAGCATGCGGAGCTTGGGAACTGACCCCAAGAATCGTCACAGTTTGCACGAGAAGTACTTGTATTGGGGAAATCGAATTGACTGTCCTGGAAAGCACTGCGATTCTTGTGAGGGTTTGGGCCACCAAGAGTCCAGCCTTAGGTGTGCCCTTGAAGAAGCGTTGTTTCTGGGGAG GACTTTTGTGATGCCTTCTAGGATGTGCATAAATCCCATACACAATAAGAAAGGGATCCTTCATCAGTCCAGCGATACGGTTTCAGAGGAAAG GTGGGCAGCTAGCTCCTGTGCTATGGATTCTTTGTATGATCTGGATCTCATATCTGACACAGTACCTGTGATTTTGGATAATTCAAAAATGTGGCATCACGTTCTCACCACAAGCATGAAATTGGGATCCAGAGGGATAGCGCATGTGCAAGGAGTTAGTCGAGCCGAtctcaaagaaaaaagtttgtaTTCAAATCTTTTGCTCATTAATCGAACTGCAAGTCCTCTATCATG GTTCATGGAGTGCAAGGATCGCAACAACCGCAGTTCTATCATGTTGCCATATTCATTTCTTCCTTCAATGGCTTCAAAGAAGCTACGAGATGCTGCGGAAAAG ATTATGGCACTTCTTGGAGATTATGATGCGATCCATGTCCGCCGAGGtgataaactgaaaaataggAAGGACAGATTTGGCGTTGAACGGAGCTTACATCCTCATCTTGACAGAGATACACGTCCAGAGTTTATCCTTTGTAGAATTGCCAAATGGGTTCCTGCTGGACGAACCCTTTTTATTGCATCCAACGAACGAACTCCTGGCTTCTTTTCACCTTTGGCTGTAAG GTACAAATTGGCATACGCATCAAATTATAGCAGTCTTTTGGATCCATTAGTCGAGAATAACTACCAATTATTCATGGTGGAACGGCTCATCTTGATGGGGGCCAAAACGTTTATCAGAACATTCAAAGAAGACGATAAAGATCTCAGCCTTACAGATGACCCCAAAAAGAACACCAAGATATGGCATATCCCTGTGTATACCAAGGATGGAGAGGACTGTTAA
- the LOC105159921 gene encoding uncharacterized protein LOC105159921 isoform X2, whose product MAIQKTHQKVKLSKPRSPIFVLTASVACIAVLYLVSSLLLTPRSMRSLGTDPKNRHSLHEKYLYWGNRIDCPGKHCDSCEGLGHQESSLRCALEEALFLGRTFVMPSRMCINPIHNKKGILHQSSDTVSEERWAASSCAMDSLYDLDLISDTVPVILDNSKMWHHVLTTSMKLGSRGIAHVQGVSRADLKEKSLYSNLLLINRTASPLSWFMECKDRNNRSSIMLPYSFLPSMASKKLRDAAEKIMALLGDYDAIHVRRGDKLKNRKDRFGVERSLHPHLDRDTRPEFILCRIAKWVPAGRTLFIASNERTPGFFSPLAVQIGIRIKL is encoded by the exons ATGGCGATCCAGAAAACCCATCAGAAGGTGAAATTATCGAAGCCCAGATCTCCAATCTTCGTTCTCACAGCTTCCGTTGCATGCATTGCTGTGTTGTACCTTGTCTCGTCTCTACTTTTAACTCCAAGGAGCATGCGGAGCTTGGGAACTGACCCCAAGAATCGTCACAGTTTGCACGAGAAGTACTTGTATTGGGGAAATCGAATTGACTGTCCTGGAAAGCACTGCGATTCTTGTGAGGGTTTGGGCCACCAAGAGTCCAGCCTTAGGTGTGCCCTTGAAGAAGCGTTGTTTCTGGGGAG GACTTTTGTGATGCCTTCTAGGATGTGCATAAATCCCATACACAATAAGAAAGGGATCCTTCATCAGTCCAGCGATACGGTTTCAGAGGAAAG GTGGGCAGCTAGCTCCTGTGCTATGGATTCTTTGTATGATCTGGATCTCATATCTGACACAGTACCTGTGATTTTGGATAATTCAAAAATGTGGCATCACGTTCTCACCACAAGCATGAAATTGGGATCCAGAGGGATAGCGCATGTGCAAGGAGTTAGTCGAGCCGAtctcaaagaaaaaagtttgtaTTCAAATCTTTTGCTCATTAATCGAACTGCAAGTCCTCTATCATG GTTCATGGAGTGCAAGGATCGCAACAACCGCAGTTCTATCATGTTGCCATATTCATTTCTTCCTTCAATGGCTTCAAAGAAGCTACGAGATGCTGCGGAAAAG ATTATGGCACTTCTTGGAGATTATGATGCGATCCATGTCCGCCGAGGtgataaactgaaaaataggAAGGACAGATTTGGCGTTGAACGGAGCTTACATCCTCATCTTGACAGAGATACACGTCCAGAGTTTATCCTTTGTAGAATTGCCAAATGGGTTCCTGCTGGACGAACCCTTTTTATTGCATCCAACGAACGAACTCCTGGCTTCTTTTCACCTTTGGCT GTACAAATTGGCATACGCATCAAATTATAG
- the LOC105159922 gene encoding CDPK-related kinase 1, with protein sequence MGLCHGKPTEPPRNLSENPIIPGENNEPVLNSSTGKTPKFPFYSPSPLPSAFKNSPANSGSVPSTPLRFLKRPFPPPSPAKHIKALLARRHGSVKPNEATIPEGSECEIIGLDKNFGFSKNFISHYELGEEIGRGHFGYTCSARGKKGSLKGQDVAVKVIPKSKMTTAIAIEDVRREVKILRALTGHKNLVQFYDAYEDEDKVYVVMELCRGGELLDRILSRGGKYPEEDARIIMVQILSVTAYCHLQGVVHRDLKPENFLFTSKDEHAPLKAIDFGLSDYVKPDERLNDIVGSAYYVAPEVLHRSYGTEADMWSIGVIAYILLCGSRPFWARTESGIFRAVLKADPSFDEAPWPSLSPDAIDFVKRLLNKDYRKRLTAAQALSHPWLAGLHDVKIPLDMITYKLVKAYICSSPLRKAALGALARTLTIPQLAYLREQFTLLGPNKSGFISLQNFKSAAAKNATDAMKDSRVLDYVNVVSSLQHRKMDFEEFCSAAISVHQLEGMESWEQHARRAYDFFEKDGNRPIMIEELASELGLSPSVPVHVVLQDWIRHSDGKLSFLGFVRLLHGISSRAFQKA encoded by the exons ATGGGACTTTGTCATGGAAAACCCACTGAACCCCCACGAAATCTGTCCGAAAATCCAATAATCCCGGGCGAAAACAATGAGCCCGTACTCAATTCCTCAACCGGAAAAACGCCCAAGTTTCCATTTTACAGCCCGAGTCCCCTGCCTAGCGCATTCAAGAATTCCCCTGCCAATTCTGGCAGTGTCCCTTCAACTCCTTTGCGCTTTCTTAAGCGCCCGTTTCCACCACCATCACCAGCTAAGCACATTAAGGCCTTGCTTGCAAGGAGGCATGGCTCTGTGAAACCGAATGAGGCCACTATACCTGAAGGGAGTGAGTGTGAGATTATTGGGTTAGATAAGAATTTTGGGTTCTCCAAGAATTTCATTAGCCACTATGAACTTGGGGAAGAGATTGGCAGAGGGCATTTTGGTTACACTTGTTCAGCTAGAGGAAAGAAGGGGAGCTTGAAAGGGCAGGATGTGGCTGTCAAAGTTATCCCAAAATCAAAG ATGACTACAGCCATTGCCATAGAGGATGTCAGAAGAGAAGTAAAGATACTACGAGCACTAACAGGACACAAAAACTTGGTACAATTCTATGATGCCTATGAGGATGAAGACAAAGTATATGTTGTCATGGA GTTATGCAGAGGAGGAGAATTACTAGATAGGATACTTTCTAG AGGTGGCAAATACCCAGAAGAAGATGCCAGAATCATCATGGTACAGATTTTAAGTGTAACGGCTTATTGTCATCTCCAAGGTGTGGTTCACCGTGACTTAAAACCTGAG AATTTTCTCTTTACTTCAAAAGATGAGCATGCCCCTCTGAAGGCCATCGATTTTGGACTTTCTGATTATGTAAAGCCAG ATGAAAGGCTGAACGATATTGTTGGAAGTGCTTACTATGTCGCACCTGAAGTTTTGCATAGATCTTATGGAACAGAAGCTGATATGTGGAGTATTGGCGTCATTGCTTATATACTTCTTTGTGGAAGCCGACCGTTCTGGGCTAGGACAGAATCAGGAATCTTTCGAGCTGTTCTAAAGGCAGACCCGAGTTTCGACGAAGCCCCTTGGCCTTCCTTATCTCCAGATGCCATAGATTTTGTGAAGAGATTGTTGAACAAGGATTACCGTAAAAGGCTAACGGCAGCACAAGCTCTTA GTCATCCATGGCTGGCTGGTCTCCACGACGTCAAGATTCCTCTGGATATGATAACATATAAGCTTGTGAAAGCTTATATCTGTTCATCTCCTCTGAGAAAGGCAGCTTTAGGG GCTCTTGCAAGAACATTGACAATACCGCAATTAGCCTATCTTCGGGAACAGTTCACATTATTAGGGCCAAACAAAAGCGGCTTTATATCCCTACAGAACTTCAAATCg GCAGCAGCAAAGAATGCAACTGACGCAATGAAGGATTCACGGGTTTTAGATTATGTCAATGTG GTGAGTTCTCTTCAACACAGAAAAATGGATTTTGAAGAATTCTGTTCTGCAGCAATAAGTGTACATCAGCTGGAAGGAATGGAAAGCTGGGAGCAACATGCACGCCGCGCCTACGATTTTTTCGAGAAGGATGGAAATAGGCCTATCATGATAGAGGAACTTGCCTCC GAGCTCGGGCTTAGTCCATCTGTTCCAGTGCACGTAGTTCTGCAGGACTGGATAAGACACTCGGATGGGAAGCTCAGCTTCTTGGGGTTCGTTAGACTTCTGCATGGCATTTCTTCCCGAGCGTTTCAGAAGGCATGA